In Syngnathus acus chromosome 5, fSynAcu1.2, whole genome shotgun sequence, a genomic segment contains:
- the tmf1 gene encoding TATA element modulatory factor isoform X4, translated as MSWFNAAHLSTFAKQALTTAQKSIDRVLDIKEEGQWSDTTVMPYDDVTLPEKLSLSGGWGITQWEAPPEEEDSTPPSSVAITTPVTRTVVDESENFFSAFLPPGDGQCVTLSQVVSVPPTKSQRQPQEKENNRKNAAMKKEVEPQKTESVDSDHECQTGGDGQPRELECSHQDAILLQPVSPPEDFDDLTSSPDDAKTNTSREKHNSVTKVPGDSNVEWPEIQAEYPVGETPSHSPEPCTDSSESKNSKHSDPPASQSSKDVHLEQKDLKTEDRQSDTPSPPVSAFSSGTSTTSDIEVLDHESVLSESSASSRQETGEAKANLHLMHGSFQLLTASACGDFPRLDDYPKLTESCGSSSDAFERIDSFSVQSLDSRSVSEINSDDEIPGSRTLASVTSGALPAADAPSDVCEKQEDGAVESTNEVNEEKEECLTESERKESVDDMEESGRSVTPVNCEQPELLAEQQQDSPVRNPVEEFVTSLTEEMKGVSTVQMVELQKVIDELSSRLEKRESQLLAASKDKARLEEQCDNLRDEVLTLKGESSTVQSLKDEFTQRIADTERKAQLACKERDIAKKEIKGLREELASRLHSSVSLELIKEKEEQIRGLLEEGEKLSKQQLQHSNIIKKLRAKEKDSDTRLTKQQKKIKELEDELRHLQEVLEGKEEVEKQHRDTIKKLNSAVERQEKEHSRLQTDSEDLLEKNRSLQAALDNSYKELAELHKANASRASQVEEAALSRELQVKELQSLALEKAQEDARMQQEVLANQVGDLRVALQRAEQQQARKEDYLREEISELQQRLQEAESRNQELRESVTSATRPLLRQIENLQASLAGQTATWEKLEKNISDRLVQAQAQLAVAVEKERAATEELISFKCQLASLESQNSLLRQEKARFLALVETEKGRREKLEDESSRERIELENLRGEHSRMLEETKKEKLLLTNQLEMEKMKVEQEKKKYYLAQEALKEKKSVTHDPPASSTPTLSRSSSDDSLDQTMGNGSMSVSMSGTNLYEAARLSGGSSVIENMQSQLKLREGEIAQLQLEISSLERSRAAMAEELVRLTNQNDEMQEQVTEIPKLQIQLKELEQRHNTILQMYGEKAEEAEELKLDLEDVKSMFKTQIDELLKNQK; from the exons ATTCAACTCCACCTTCCTCTGTGGCCATAACGACTCCTGTCACCCGCACTGTTGTGGATGAGTCCGAAAACTTTTTTAGTGCCTTCCTGCCACCTGGAGATGGGCAATGCGTCACCCTATCCCAGGTAGTGTCTGTACCCCCTACTAAATCTCAGAGACAGCctcaggaaaaagaaaataatagaaaaaatgCTGCGATGAAGAAAGAAGTGGAGCCCCAAAAGACGGAGTCTGTTGATTCGGATCACGAATGTCAGACAGGTGGTGATGGCCAACCGCGGGAGCTTGAATGCTCACATCAAGACGCTATTCTTCTCCAGCCAGTTTCTCCTCCTGAAGATTTTGATGACCTTACTAGCAGCCCAGATGACGCAAAGACCAACACAAGCAGAGAAAAACATAACTCTGTCACCAAAGTTCCTGGCGACTCCAATGTGGAGTGGCCAGAGATTCAAGCGGAATACCCAGTTGGGGAAACTCCCTCGCATTCTCCTGAACCTTGTACAGATTCCTCAGAATCTAAAAACTCTAAACATTCTGATCCACCAGCCTCCCAGTCTTCCAAGGATGTACATTTGGAgcaaaaagatttaaaaacagAAGACCGGCAAAGTGACACGCCTTCCCCTCCAGTTAGTGCCTTCTCTTCGGGAACATCCACCACGAGTGACATTGAAGTGCTGGACCATGAGAGTGTGTTGAGTGAGAGCTCAGCTAGCTCCAGACAAGAAACCGGAGAAGCAAAAGCTAACCTTCATTTGATGCATGGCTCCTTCCAGCTTCTTACTGCCTCTGCTTGTGGAGATTTCCCTCGCCTGGACGACTACCCAAAACTCACCGAGAGTTGTGGTTCCTCCTCAGATGCATTTGAGCGAATTGATTCGTTCAGTGTGCAGTCGCTGGATAGTCGGAGTGTCAGTGAGATTAACTCCGATGACGAGATCCCGGGCAGTCGGACGCTGGCTTCCGTAACTTCGGGCGCTCTCCCTGCAGCAGATGCTCCATCAGATGTGTGTGAGAAGCAAGAAGATGGAGCGGTGGAAAGTACAAATGAGGTCAACGAGGAGAAGGAAGAGTGCTTGACCGAAAGCGAGCGGAAGGAGTCTGTCGACGATATGGAGGAGAGTGGACGGAGTGTGACGCCAGTGAATTGTGAACAACCGGAACTGCTGGCTGAGCAGCAACAGGATTCGCCGGTGCGAAATCCGGTTGAAGAGTTTGTCACGTCACTCACTGAGGAGATGAAAGGTGTCTCGACAGTTCAGATGGTTGAGCTTCAAAag GTTATCGACGAGCTGTCGAGCCGCCTTGAGAAGCGAGAGTCTCAGCTACTGGCGGCTAGCAAGGACAAGGCGAGACTGGAGGAACAATGTGACAACCTGCGAGA TGAAGTTCTAACACTGAAGGGGGAGAGCTCCACAGTTCAGTCCTTGAAGGATGAATTTACACAGCGCATAGCAGATACTGAGAGGAAAGCTCAGCTGGCTTGCAAAGAGAGAGATATTGCGAAGAAG GAAATTAAGGGTCTGCGAGAGGAACTCGCGTCAAGACTGCACTCCAGTGTTTCGTTGGAGCTCATCAAAGAGAAGGAGGAACAGATCAGAGGCCTGCTGGAAGAAG GTGAAAAGTTGTCCaagcagcagcttcagcacAGCAACATCATCAAGAAACTACGTGCGAAGGAGAAGGACAGTGACACAAGACTCACCAAGCAACAGAAGAAAATTAAGGAACTGGAGGATGAGCTCAGGCATCTGCAGGAG GTGTTGGAGGGGAAGGAAGAAGTGGAGAAGCAGCACCGAGACACCATCAAGAAGCTCAACTCGGCTGTGGAGCGTCAGGAAAAGGAACACAGCAGGCTGCAGACAGATTCTGAAGATCTGCTTGAGAAGAACAGAAGCCTCCAGGCTGCTCTGGATAACTCCTACAA GGAGCTAGCAGAGCTTCACAAAGCTAATGCCAGCAGAGCCAGTCAGGTGGAAGAGGCAGCTCTGAGTCGGGAGCTACAAGTCAAGGAGCTGCAAAGCTTGGCCCTCGAAAAGGCCCAGGAGGACGCCCGGATGCAGCAAGAGGTTCTCGCCAACCAG GTGGGTGACCTGAGAGTGGCACTTCAGAGGGCGGAGCAACAGCAGGCAAGGAAAGAAGATTATTTGAGGGAGGAGATCAGTGAATTGCAGCAG AGGCTCCAAGAGGCGGAGTCAAGGAACCAGGAGTTGAGAGAAAGCGTTACGTCAGCAACGAGGCCTTTGCTGCGTCAAATTGAGAACCTGCAGGCTTCATTGGCCGGACAAACGGCAACCTGGGAAAAATTAGAGAAGAACATCTCTGATAGGCTTG TCCAAGCCCAGGCGCAACTCGCCGTTGCGGTTGAGAAGGAACGTGCAGCCACGGAAGAATTGATCTCCTTTAAGTGCCAGTTGGCTTCGCTTGAGTCCCAGAATTCCCTTCTTCGCCAGGAGAAGGCCCGATTCCTGGCACTTGTGGAGACTGAGAAGGGAAGAAGAGAGAAATTGGAAGATGAAAGCAGCAG GGAGCGTATTGAGTTGGAAAATCTGCGAGGAGAACACAGTCGCATGCTCgaagaaacaaagaaagaaaag CTGCTGCTCACTAATCAACTCGAGATGGAGAAAATGAAGGTGGaacaagagaagaaaaagtacTACTTGGCACAAGAGGCACTCAAGGAAAAG AAGAGCGTAACTCATGACCCACCAGCTTCTTCCACGCCCACACTTTCCCGCTCTAGCTCC GATGATTCTTTAGACCAGACAATGGGGAACGGGAGCATGTCTGTGTCGATGAGCGGAACCAACTTGTATGAAGCGGCCCGGCTGTCCGGTGGCTCCAGCGTCATTGAGAATATGCAGTCTCAACTCAAACTAAGGGAAGGAGAGATAGCACAGTTGCAG CTTGAGATTTCTAGTCTGGAGAGGAGTCGTGCTGCAATGGCAGAAGAGCTGGTACGGCTCACCAATCAAAACGACGAAATGCAGGAGCAGGTTACAGAAATCCCCAAGTTACAAATTCAGCTCAAG GAACTGGAGCAGAGGCACAACACCATTTTGCAGATGTATGGAGAAAAAGCTGAAGAAGCTGAAGAGCTGAAGCTGGACCTTGAAGATGTCAAGAGCATGTTCAAAACCCAAATTGACGAACTGCTGAAGAACCAGAAATAA
- the tmf1 gene encoding TATA element modulatory factor isoform X3 has protein sequence MSWFNAAHLSTFAKQALTTAQKSIDRVLDIKEEGQWSDTTVMPYDDVTLPEKLSLSGGWGITQWEAPPEEEDSTPPSSVAITTPVTRTVVDESENFFSAFLPPGDGQCVTLSQVVSVPPTKSQRQPQEKENNRKNAAMKKEVEPQKTESVDSDHECQTGGDGQPRELECSHQDAILLQPVSPPEDFDDLTSSPDDAKTNTSREKHNSVTKVPGDSNVEWPEIQAEYPVGETPSHSPEPCTDSSESKNSKHSDPPASQSSKDVHLEQKDLKTEDRQSDTPSPPVSAFSSGTSTTSDIEVLDHESVLSESSASSRQETGEAKANLHLMHGSFQLLTASACGDFPRLDDYPKLTESCGSSSDAFERIDSFSVQSLDSRSVSEINSDDEIPGSRTLASVTSGALPAADAPSDVCEKQEDGAVESTNEVNEEKEECLTESERKESVDDMEESGRSVTPVNCEQPELLAEQQQDSPVRNPVEEFVTSLTEEMKGVSTVQMVELQKVIDELSSRLEKRESQLLAASKDKARLEEQCDNLRDEVLTLKGESSTVQSLKDEFTQRIADTERKAQLACKERDIAKKEIKGLREELASRLHSSVSLELIKEKEEQIRGLLEEGEKLSKQQLQHSNIIKKLRAKEKDSDTRLTKQQKKIKELEDELRHLQEVLEGKEEVEKQHRDTIKKLNSAVERQEKEHSRLQTDSEDLLEKNRSLQAALDNSYKELAELHKANASRASQVEEAALSRELQVKELQSLALEKAQEDARMQQEVLANQVGDLRVALQRAEQQQARKEDYLREEISELQQRLQEAESRNQELRESVTSATRPLLRQIENLQASLAGQTATWEKLEKNISDRLVQAQAQLAVAVEKERAATEELISFKCQLASLESQNSLLRQEKARFLALVETEKGRREKLEDESSRERIELENLRGEHSRMLEETKKEKLLLTNQLEMEKMKVEQEKKKYYLAQEALKEKQKSVTHDPPASSTPTLSRSSSDDSLDQTMGNGSMSVSMSGTNLYEAARLSGGSSVIENMQSQLKLREGEIAQLQLEISSLERSRAAMAEELVRLTNQNDEMQEQVTEIPKLQIQLKELEQRHNTILQMYGEKAEEAEELKLDLEDVKSMFKTQIDELLKNQK, from the exons ATTCAACTCCACCTTCCTCTGTGGCCATAACGACTCCTGTCACCCGCACTGTTGTGGATGAGTCCGAAAACTTTTTTAGTGCCTTCCTGCCACCTGGAGATGGGCAATGCGTCACCCTATCCCAGGTAGTGTCTGTACCCCCTACTAAATCTCAGAGACAGCctcaggaaaaagaaaataatagaaaaaatgCTGCGATGAAGAAAGAAGTGGAGCCCCAAAAGACGGAGTCTGTTGATTCGGATCACGAATGTCAGACAGGTGGTGATGGCCAACCGCGGGAGCTTGAATGCTCACATCAAGACGCTATTCTTCTCCAGCCAGTTTCTCCTCCTGAAGATTTTGATGACCTTACTAGCAGCCCAGATGACGCAAAGACCAACACAAGCAGAGAAAAACATAACTCTGTCACCAAAGTTCCTGGCGACTCCAATGTGGAGTGGCCAGAGATTCAAGCGGAATACCCAGTTGGGGAAACTCCCTCGCATTCTCCTGAACCTTGTACAGATTCCTCAGAATCTAAAAACTCTAAACATTCTGATCCACCAGCCTCCCAGTCTTCCAAGGATGTACATTTGGAgcaaaaagatttaaaaacagAAGACCGGCAAAGTGACACGCCTTCCCCTCCAGTTAGTGCCTTCTCTTCGGGAACATCCACCACGAGTGACATTGAAGTGCTGGACCATGAGAGTGTGTTGAGTGAGAGCTCAGCTAGCTCCAGACAAGAAACCGGAGAAGCAAAAGCTAACCTTCATTTGATGCATGGCTCCTTCCAGCTTCTTACTGCCTCTGCTTGTGGAGATTTCCCTCGCCTGGACGACTACCCAAAACTCACCGAGAGTTGTGGTTCCTCCTCAGATGCATTTGAGCGAATTGATTCGTTCAGTGTGCAGTCGCTGGATAGTCGGAGTGTCAGTGAGATTAACTCCGATGACGAGATCCCGGGCAGTCGGACGCTGGCTTCCGTAACTTCGGGCGCTCTCCCTGCAGCAGATGCTCCATCAGATGTGTGTGAGAAGCAAGAAGATGGAGCGGTGGAAAGTACAAATGAGGTCAACGAGGAGAAGGAAGAGTGCTTGACCGAAAGCGAGCGGAAGGAGTCTGTCGACGATATGGAGGAGAGTGGACGGAGTGTGACGCCAGTGAATTGTGAACAACCGGAACTGCTGGCTGAGCAGCAACAGGATTCGCCGGTGCGAAATCCGGTTGAAGAGTTTGTCACGTCACTCACTGAGGAGATGAAAGGTGTCTCGACAGTTCAGATGGTTGAGCTTCAAAag GTTATCGACGAGCTGTCGAGCCGCCTTGAGAAGCGAGAGTCTCAGCTACTGGCGGCTAGCAAGGACAAGGCGAGACTGGAGGAACAATGTGACAACCTGCGAGA TGAAGTTCTAACACTGAAGGGGGAGAGCTCCACAGTTCAGTCCTTGAAGGATGAATTTACACAGCGCATAGCAGATACTGAGAGGAAAGCTCAGCTGGCTTGCAAAGAGAGAGATATTGCGAAGAAG GAAATTAAGGGTCTGCGAGAGGAACTCGCGTCAAGACTGCACTCCAGTGTTTCGTTGGAGCTCATCAAAGAGAAGGAGGAACAGATCAGAGGCCTGCTGGAAGAAG GTGAAAAGTTGTCCaagcagcagcttcagcacAGCAACATCATCAAGAAACTACGTGCGAAGGAGAAGGACAGTGACACAAGACTCACCAAGCAACAGAAGAAAATTAAGGAACTGGAGGATGAGCTCAGGCATCTGCAGGAG GTGTTGGAGGGGAAGGAAGAAGTGGAGAAGCAGCACCGAGACACCATCAAGAAGCTCAACTCGGCTGTGGAGCGTCAGGAAAAGGAACACAGCAGGCTGCAGACAGATTCTGAAGATCTGCTTGAGAAGAACAGAAGCCTCCAGGCTGCTCTGGATAACTCCTACAA GGAGCTAGCAGAGCTTCACAAAGCTAATGCCAGCAGAGCCAGTCAGGTGGAAGAGGCAGCTCTGAGTCGGGAGCTACAAGTCAAGGAGCTGCAAAGCTTGGCCCTCGAAAAGGCCCAGGAGGACGCCCGGATGCAGCAAGAGGTTCTCGCCAACCAG GTGGGTGACCTGAGAGTGGCACTTCAGAGGGCGGAGCAACAGCAGGCAAGGAAAGAAGATTATTTGAGGGAGGAGATCAGTGAATTGCAGCAG AGGCTCCAAGAGGCGGAGTCAAGGAACCAGGAGTTGAGAGAAAGCGTTACGTCAGCAACGAGGCCTTTGCTGCGTCAAATTGAGAACCTGCAGGCTTCATTGGCCGGACAAACGGCAACCTGGGAAAAATTAGAGAAGAACATCTCTGATAGGCTTG TCCAAGCCCAGGCGCAACTCGCCGTTGCGGTTGAGAAGGAACGTGCAGCCACGGAAGAATTGATCTCCTTTAAGTGCCAGTTGGCTTCGCTTGAGTCCCAGAATTCCCTTCTTCGCCAGGAGAAGGCCCGATTCCTGGCACTTGTGGAGACTGAGAAGGGAAGAAGAGAGAAATTGGAAGATGAAAGCAGCAG GGAGCGTATTGAGTTGGAAAATCTGCGAGGAGAACACAGTCGCATGCTCgaagaaacaaagaaagaaaag CTGCTGCTCACTAATCAACTCGAGATGGAGAAAATGAAGGTGGaacaagagaagaaaaagtacTACTTGGCACAAGAGGCACTCAAGGAAAAG CAGAAGAGCGTAACTCATGACCCACCAGCTTCTTCCACGCCCACACTTTCCCGCTCTAGCTCC GATGATTCTTTAGACCAGACAATGGGGAACGGGAGCATGTCTGTGTCGATGAGCGGAACCAACTTGTATGAAGCGGCCCGGCTGTCCGGTGGCTCCAGCGTCATTGAGAATATGCAGTCTCAACTCAAACTAAGGGAAGGAGAGATAGCACAGTTGCAG CTTGAGATTTCTAGTCTGGAGAGGAGTCGTGCTGCAATGGCAGAAGAGCTGGTACGGCTCACCAATCAAAACGACGAAATGCAGGAGCAGGTTACAGAAATCCCCAAGTTACAAATTCAGCTCAAG GAACTGGAGCAGAGGCACAACACCATTTTGCAGATGTATGGAGAAAAAGCTGAAGAAGCTGAAGAGCTGAAGCTGGACCTTGAAGATGTCAAGAGCATGTTCAAAACCCAAATTGACGAACTGCTGAAGAACCAGAAATAA
- the tmf1 gene encoding TATA element modulatory factor isoform X2, protein MSWFNAAHLSTFAKQALTTAQKSIDRVLDIKEEGQWSDTTVMPYDDVTLPEKLSLSGGWGITQWEAPPEEEDSTPPSSVAITTPVTRTVVDESENFFSAFLPPGDGQCVTLSQVVSVPPTKSQRQPQEKENNRKNAAMKKEVEPQKTESVDSDHECQTGGDGQPRELECSHQDAILLQPVSPPEDFDDLTSSPDDAKTNTSREKHNSVTKVPGDSNVEWPEIQAEYPVGETPSHSPEPCTDSSESKNSKHSDPPASQSSKDVHLEQKDLKTEDRQSDTPSPPVSAFSSGTSTTSDIEVLDHESVLSESSASSRQETGEAKANLHLMHGSFQLLTASACGDFPRLDDYPKLTESCGSSSDAFERIDSFSVQSLDSRSVSEINSDDEIPGSRTLASVTSGALPAADAPSDVCEKQEDGAVESTNEVNEEKEECLTESERKESVDDMEESGRSVTPVNCEQPELLAEQQQDSPVRNPVEEFVTSLTEEMKGVSTVQMVELQKVIDELSSRLEKRESQLLAASKDKARLEEQCDNLRDEVLTLKGESSTVQSLKDEFTQRIADTERKAQLACKERDIAKKEIKGLREELASRLHSSVSLELIKEKEEQIRGLLEEGEKLSKQQLQHSNIIKKLRAKEKDSDTRLTKQQKKIKELEDELRHLQEVLEGKEEVEKQHRDTIKKLNSAVERQEKEHSRLQTDSEDLLEKNRSLQAALDNSYKELAELHKANASRASQVEEAALSRELQVKELQSLALEKAQEDARMQQEVLANQVGDLRVALQRAEQQQARKEDYLREEISELQQRLQEAESRNQELRESVTSATRPLLRQIENLQASLAGQTATWEKLEKNISDRLVQAQAQLAVAVEKERAATEELISFKCQLASLESQNSLLRQEKARFLALVETEKGRREKLEDESSRERIELENLRGEHSRMLEETKKEKLLLTNQLEMEKMKVEQEKKKYYLAQEALKEKKSVTHDPPASSTPTLSRSSSVSGADNAGLHTSIFSQDDSLDQTMGNGSMSVSMSGTNLYEAARLSGGSSVIENMQSQLKLREGEIAQLQLEISSLERSRAAMAEELVRLTNQNDEMQEQVTEIPKLQIQLKELEQRHNTILQMYGEKAEEAEELKLDLEDVKSMFKTQIDELLKNQK, encoded by the exons ATTCAACTCCACCTTCCTCTGTGGCCATAACGACTCCTGTCACCCGCACTGTTGTGGATGAGTCCGAAAACTTTTTTAGTGCCTTCCTGCCACCTGGAGATGGGCAATGCGTCACCCTATCCCAGGTAGTGTCTGTACCCCCTACTAAATCTCAGAGACAGCctcaggaaaaagaaaataatagaaaaaatgCTGCGATGAAGAAAGAAGTGGAGCCCCAAAAGACGGAGTCTGTTGATTCGGATCACGAATGTCAGACAGGTGGTGATGGCCAACCGCGGGAGCTTGAATGCTCACATCAAGACGCTATTCTTCTCCAGCCAGTTTCTCCTCCTGAAGATTTTGATGACCTTACTAGCAGCCCAGATGACGCAAAGACCAACACAAGCAGAGAAAAACATAACTCTGTCACCAAAGTTCCTGGCGACTCCAATGTGGAGTGGCCAGAGATTCAAGCGGAATACCCAGTTGGGGAAACTCCCTCGCATTCTCCTGAACCTTGTACAGATTCCTCAGAATCTAAAAACTCTAAACATTCTGATCCACCAGCCTCCCAGTCTTCCAAGGATGTACATTTGGAgcaaaaagatttaaaaacagAAGACCGGCAAAGTGACACGCCTTCCCCTCCAGTTAGTGCCTTCTCTTCGGGAACATCCACCACGAGTGACATTGAAGTGCTGGACCATGAGAGTGTGTTGAGTGAGAGCTCAGCTAGCTCCAGACAAGAAACCGGAGAAGCAAAAGCTAACCTTCATTTGATGCATGGCTCCTTCCAGCTTCTTACTGCCTCTGCTTGTGGAGATTTCCCTCGCCTGGACGACTACCCAAAACTCACCGAGAGTTGTGGTTCCTCCTCAGATGCATTTGAGCGAATTGATTCGTTCAGTGTGCAGTCGCTGGATAGTCGGAGTGTCAGTGAGATTAACTCCGATGACGAGATCCCGGGCAGTCGGACGCTGGCTTCCGTAACTTCGGGCGCTCTCCCTGCAGCAGATGCTCCATCAGATGTGTGTGAGAAGCAAGAAGATGGAGCGGTGGAAAGTACAAATGAGGTCAACGAGGAGAAGGAAGAGTGCTTGACCGAAAGCGAGCGGAAGGAGTCTGTCGACGATATGGAGGAGAGTGGACGGAGTGTGACGCCAGTGAATTGTGAACAACCGGAACTGCTGGCTGAGCAGCAACAGGATTCGCCGGTGCGAAATCCGGTTGAAGAGTTTGTCACGTCACTCACTGAGGAGATGAAAGGTGTCTCGACAGTTCAGATGGTTGAGCTTCAAAag GTTATCGACGAGCTGTCGAGCCGCCTTGAGAAGCGAGAGTCTCAGCTACTGGCGGCTAGCAAGGACAAGGCGAGACTGGAGGAACAATGTGACAACCTGCGAGA TGAAGTTCTAACACTGAAGGGGGAGAGCTCCACAGTTCAGTCCTTGAAGGATGAATTTACACAGCGCATAGCAGATACTGAGAGGAAAGCTCAGCTGGCTTGCAAAGAGAGAGATATTGCGAAGAAG GAAATTAAGGGTCTGCGAGAGGAACTCGCGTCAAGACTGCACTCCAGTGTTTCGTTGGAGCTCATCAAAGAGAAGGAGGAACAGATCAGAGGCCTGCTGGAAGAAG GTGAAAAGTTGTCCaagcagcagcttcagcacAGCAACATCATCAAGAAACTACGTGCGAAGGAGAAGGACAGTGACACAAGACTCACCAAGCAACAGAAGAAAATTAAGGAACTGGAGGATGAGCTCAGGCATCTGCAGGAG GTGTTGGAGGGGAAGGAAGAAGTGGAGAAGCAGCACCGAGACACCATCAAGAAGCTCAACTCGGCTGTGGAGCGTCAGGAAAAGGAACACAGCAGGCTGCAGACAGATTCTGAAGATCTGCTTGAGAAGAACAGAAGCCTCCAGGCTGCTCTGGATAACTCCTACAA GGAGCTAGCAGAGCTTCACAAAGCTAATGCCAGCAGAGCCAGTCAGGTGGAAGAGGCAGCTCTGAGTCGGGAGCTACAAGTCAAGGAGCTGCAAAGCTTGGCCCTCGAAAAGGCCCAGGAGGACGCCCGGATGCAGCAAGAGGTTCTCGCCAACCAG GTGGGTGACCTGAGAGTGGCACTTCAGAGGGCGGAGCAACAGCAGGCAAGGAAAGAAGATTATTTGAGGGAGGAGATCAGTGAATTGCAGCAG AGGCTCCAAGAGGCGGAGTCAAGGAACCAGGAGTTGAGAGAAAGCGTTACGTCAGCAACGAGGCCTTTGCTGCGTCAAATTGAGAACCTGCAGGCTTCATTGGCCGGACAAACGGCAACCTGGGAAAAATTAGAGAAGAACATCTCTGATAGGCTTG TCCAAGCCCAGGCGCAACTCGCCGTTGCGGTTGAGAAGGAACGTGCAGCCACGGAAGAATTGATCTCCTTTAAGTGCCAGTTGGCTTCGCTTGAGTCCCAGAATTCCCTTCTTCGCCAGGAGAAGGCCCGATTCCTGGCACTTGTGGAGACTGAGAAGGGAAGAAGAGAGAAATTGGAAGATGAAAGCAGCAG GGAGCGTATTGAGTTGGAAAATCTGCGAGGAGAACACAGTCGCATGCTCgaagaaacaaagaaagaaaag CTGCTGCTCACTAATCAACTCGAGATGGAGAAAATGAAGGTGGaacaagagaagaaaaagtacTACTTGGCACAAGAGGCACTCAAGGAAAAG AAGAGCGTAACTCATGACCCACCAGCTTCTTCCACGCCCACACTTTCCCGCTCTAGCTCCGTAAGTGGGGCTGACAATGCCGGTTTGCACACATCTATATTTTCACAG GATGATTCTTTAGACCAGACAATGGGGAACGGGAGCATGTCTGTGTCGATGAGCGGAACCAACTTGTATGAAGCGGCCCGGCTGTCCGGTGGCTCCAGCGTCATTGAGAATATGCAGTCTCAACTCAAACTAAGGGAAGGAGAGATAGCACAGTTGCAG CTTGAGATTTCTAGTCTGGAGAGGAGTCGTGCTGCAATGGCAGAAGAGCTGGTACGGCTCACCAATCAAAACGACGAAATGCAGGAGCAGGTTACAGAAATCCCCAAGTTACAAATTCAGCTCAAG GAACTGGAGCAGAGGCACAACACCATTTTGCAGATGTATGGAGAAAAAGCTGAAGAAGCTGAAGAGCTGAAGCTGGACCTTGAAGATGTCAAGAGCATGTTCAAAACCCAAATTGACGAACTGCTGAAGAACCAGAAATAA